ACTGGATGCCGTCCATGTGGGGCATCCGGTAGTCGCTGATGACGAGGCCGACCTCGTGGCGCTCGAGGATGTCGAGGGCCTGCAAGGCGTCTGCCGCGGAATAGACGGTGTACCCGTGCTTCTCGAGGAACCGAGAGAGCAGCGTGCACAGCTCGACGTCATCGTCCACGACCAGAATGTTCACGGACCCTTACGAGCGGGAGACAGGGGGGCGCGGAACGTAACAGCCGCTCCGCACGTTGACAACGCGCGGAAGGGGTTCGTATGTGGCCGCGCATGGGGAAGCGTACGTCGAAACAGGCGGCGCCGTCGGACGTGGAGGTACGGCTCGACGGGGTGGCGGAGGCATTCGAGGAAGGAGCCTTCGAGGAGGCCCTGGCCGGGGTGGAGCGACTGCTGGCCGAGGCGCCCGAGCTCCCGGAGGCCCTGCACTGGCGTGCGGCGGCCCTGGTGGAGCTGGGGCACCTGGAGGAAGCCGTGGAGGCGTACGGGCGGGCCCTGAAGGTGTCGCCGGACGACCTGGAGCTGCTGTTCGGGGCCGCCGAGTGCCTGGTGGGCCGGGCGGGAGACGAGCGCGAGGCGGTGGAGGAGGGCCTCGCCCTGTGCGCGAGGGGCCGGAAGATGGCCCAGCGGGCGGGCGACGTGGAGCTGCTCTTCGAGTTCCTCCTGCTGGAGGGCACGGGGCTGAACCAGGTGGGCGAGTGTGTGCAGGCGCTGGCGAGCCTGGAGGCGGCGCTGGGGCACATGCCGAGGTCGGTGGAGGCGAGGCTGGAGCGGGCCATCGCCTTGTTCGAGCTGTGCCGGTTCCCGGAGGCGCAGGCGGCGTTCGAGGAGGTGCTGAGGGACGCGGCGGACGAACCGTGGGCGCATCACTACTTGGGGCTGCTGGCGGAGCGGCGGGGAGACGGGAAGGAGGCGCGCAAGCGGTTCGGGAAGGCGCAGACGCTGGCGCCGGAGGAGTTCCCCCCGCCGGTGGAGCTGGGCGAGGAGGCGTTCGACAAGGCGGTGGAGGACGCGGTGAAGGCGCTGCCCGGGCACGTGAAGGAGTACCTGGACAACGTGACGATCGCGGTGGAGGAGATTCCGAAGGACGAGGACTTGCTGGGGGAGTCGCCGCCGCTGTCGCCGTGCATCCTGGGGGTGTTCCGGGGCTCGCCGGTGGGAGAGCGGAACAGCATCCTGGGGGGATTCGATCCGTACCCGGCGTCGATCGTGCTGTACCAGAAGAACCTGGAGCGCTTCGCGAAGACGCGGGAGGAGCTCATCGAGCAGATCGGCATCACGGTGATGCACGAGGTGGGTCACCTGATGGGGCTCGACGAGGACGATCTGTGGGAGCGCGGGCTGGACTGAAGGGCGGCGTTGACGCGGGAGGCGGGGCCCGGCAGTAATCGCGAGTGGTAGGACCTCCGGACCTGGTGGCCGGCCCGGTCTTCAA
This region of Archangium lipolyticum genomic DNA includes:
- a CDS encoding metallopeptidase family protein; protein product: MGKRTSKQAAPSDVEVRLDGVAEAFEEGAFEEALAGVERLLAEAPELPEALHWRAAALVELGHLEEAVEAYGRALKVSPDDLELLFGAAECLVGRAGDEREAVEEGLALCARGRKMAQRAGDVELLFEFLLLEGTGLNQVGECVQALASLEAALGHMPRSVEARLERAIALFELCRFPEAQAAFEEVLRDAADEPWAHHYLGLLAERRGDGKEARKRFGKAQTLAPEEFPPPVELGEEAFDKAVEDAVKALPGHVKEYLDNVTIAVEEIPKDEDLLGESPPLSPCILGVFRGSPVGERNSILGGFDPYPASIVLYQKNLERFAKTREELIEQIGITVMHEVGHLMGLDEDDLWERGLD
- a CDS encoding response regulator gives rise to the protein MNILVVDDDVELCTLLSRFLEKHGYTVYSAADALQALDILERHEVGLVISDYRMPHMDGIQFTAMLKADPRHQNTSVILMTGNADGNVQDKGLRKGVAMTLEKPLDFNQLLNLVRFAE